CAGGACACGGATCGTGGGCCGCGGCTGGACTACGCCGTGAACTTCGCGACGCCGGGGACCTACTACGTCTGGGCTCGTCTGAACGGCGACAACAGCGGGAGCAACTCGGTCCACATCGGACTCGACGGTGAGCCTGCCACCTACGGCCGCCAGGGGCTGGACTTCGACGGCAACGGCAACTGGCAGTGGGCCAACCGCGTCGACGGACGGAGCGGTTCGGACCGGGTCCGCGTCGAGGTGACCACGCCGGGCGTGCACACGCTCAACCTCTGGATGCGGGAGGACGGGACGCGCGTCGACAAGATCGTCCTGACGACCGACCGCGACTTCCAGCCGAACGGGAACGGCCCGGCCGAGAGCACGCGCGGTGGCGGTGAGGCCGGTGGTGGCGAGAACACGGAGACGATGAGCCCGGTCTACGTCAACTTCCAGCGCAGCAGCACGACGACGCCCGCCGGGTACCTCGCCGACACGGGCGAAGCCTTCGGCGACCGCGGCGACGGCCAGAGCTTCGGCTGGAGCGCGGCGAACTACGAGACCCGCGAGCGCGGGGCGAGGAGCGATAAGATCTACGACACGCTCAACCACATGCAGAAGAATGGGGTGAACAAGTCGTGGGAGATCTCGGTGCCGAACGGGGAGTACGAGGTCCGTCTCGTGATGGGTGACCCGTCCTACTCCGATCAGGTCAACACGGTGTCCGTCGAAGGCGTGACGGCTACCGACACCGACGGGGCCGACAACTACGACGAGCACAACCTCGTCGTCACGGTCACCGATGGCCGGCTGACGATCAGCCCGGCTCAGGGTGCGTCGAACGCGAAGCTCGCCTTCGTCGAGATCACGCAGGTCGGTGGTGGCGCCGCACGCGGTGCCGGTGGCGCGTCCGACACGGCCGCTCGCGGCGAGAAGGACGATGTGGAGGCTTCGACGCCGTACACGTTCGCGCTCGGGCAGAACTACCCGAACCCGTTCAACGCCTCGACCGCTATCGACATCGAGCTTCCCGAAGCCGCCGAGGTCCGCCTCGAAGTCTTCAACATGCTCGGGCAGCGGGTGCAGGTCCTCGCCGACGGCAGCTACGAGGCCGGGCCGCACAGCTTCCGCTTCGACGCCAACGGGCTCGCCAGCGG
This genomic stretch from Rhodothermales bacterium harbors:
- a CDS encoding T9SS type A sorting domain-containing protein; this translates as NVEVTENTFVPGAPRADFTITRLDNTQTGTYGLIAASACNATVIDPDLSSDFPNGDDGGNGAFLEAGGMLSVEAEHNTGAAEGHGGGENFSWEATGSFAGSSGDALQAMPNVGANAQDTDRGPRLDYAVNFATPGTYYVWARLNGDNSGSNSVHIGLDGEPATYGRQGLDFDGNGNWQWANRVDGRSGSDRVRVEVTTPGVHTLNLWMREDGTRVDKIVLTTDRDFQPNGNGPAESTRGGGEAGGGENTETMSPVYVNFQRSSTTTPAGYLADTGEAFGDRGDGQSFGWSAANYETRERGARSDKIYDTLNHMQKNGVNKSWEISVPNGEYEVRLVMGDPSYSDQVNTVSVEGVTATDTDGADNYDEHNLVVTVTDGRLTISPAQGASNAKLAFVEITQVGGGAARGAGGASDTAARGEKDDVEASTPYTFALGQNYPNPFNASTAIDIELPEAAEVRLEVFNMLGQRVQVLADGSYEAGPHSFRFDANGLASGTYLYRITTPDNVSTRRMTVVK